In a single window of the Gossypium hirsutum isolate 1008001.06 chromosome A13, Gossypium_hirsutum_v2.1, whole genome shotgun sequence genome:
- the LOC107894544 gene encoding uncharacterized protein — translation MSVRRGARGCGQGHGSVRAESSASGHIPDVGVKEALASLVARTGPYDRAAGEDVLSQKAKIVEVKRTEHLNREKERGKNKREAETSAVGQRPRARARINGPVRAGPPAANPGVPHCTNCGRSHRGECWKRMGACFACRSMEHRIKDCPRMLGREPVVGQGGAQPPKGGQLPPKGRGQSRGDNSNGRGCGAPGENTGHAEARQPALVYAACRQEDGDAPDVITVKDKEVVVIGEHRNYLLNVISALRAKKLVQKGCEAFLAYISNTEAKSPTVKEFRIVREFLEFFPEELPGLPTSREVEFGIELLPGTAPTLREKQLYAKFRYYRRFVEGFSVIAAPLTKLLRKGVPFVWMDKQKKSFGKLKKVLTKAPVLIQPVPGNEFTVYSDTSYVGLGCVSMQEGKVVDYASRLLDDGSLLAELQVKPVWVEQIRRQSKRVIKVLEDMLRGCVIEFRGSWEDYLPLAEFAYNNSYQASIRMAPYEVLYGRRCQTPPCWTELGEQRVLGPELVADTEDKVKLIRDQLKEASDRQKSYADLKHQEIEFAVGDLVLFKVSLWTKVLRFGWKGKLSPRFIGPYRVIRRIGPVAYQLELPPELSQIHDVFHVSMLRRYHLYPSHVVATEEIEVKPDLTFEEEPIQIIGRYVKELRRKSVLLVKVL, via the exons ATGAGTGTTAGAAGAGGTGCAAGAGGATGTGGCCAAGGCCACggaagtgttagggctgaatcgtcGGCATCGGGCCATATACCCGATGTTGGAGTAAAAGAGGCTCTGGCCTCACTCGTAGCTAGGACtgggccgtatgatcgggccgcgggAGAAGATGTattgtcacag aaagcaaagatagtGGAGGTAAAGCGCACTGAGCACTTAAATCGGgagaaagaaaggggtaagaataagagggaggcTGAGACCTCAGCTGTTGGACaaaggcctagggctagggcAAGGATTAACGGGCCAGTTAGAGCAGGGCCCCCTGCTGCTAATCCAGGGGTGCCACATTGTACTAATTGTGGGAGAAGCCAtagaggcgagtgttggaagaggatggGAGCTTGTTTCGCTTGTaggtctatggagcataggatcaaggaTTGCCCCCGAATGCTAGGTCGAGAGCCAGTAGTGGGCCAAGGTGGTGCTCAGCCACCAAAGGGTGGTCAGTTGCCGCCAAAGGGTCGTGGGCAGTCCAGGGGCGATAACAGCAATGGACGAGGATGTGGAGCACCAGGCGAAAATACAGGCCATgctgaggcgagacagccagctttggtttatgctgcttgTCGCCAAGAAGACGGGGATGCCCCAGATGTGATAACGG TGAAGGATAAGGAGGTGGTGGTGATTGGTGAACACCGGAACTATCTGTTGAATGTGATTTCAGCATTAAGGGCTAAAAAGTTAGTACAAAAGGGATGCGAAGCCTTTTTGGCTTATATTAGTAATACAGAGGCGAAGAGCCCTACTGTTAAGGAGTTCAGAATAGTTAgggaatttctagaattttttccCGAGGAGCTACCTGGGTTGCCAACTAGCAGAGAAGTGGAATTTGGAATCGAGTTGTTACCTGGGAcggctccg actttgagagAGAAGCagctgtatgccaaattca GATACTATAGGCGGTTTGTTGAGGGCTTTTCAGTAATTGCTGCACCCTTAACTAAATTGTTGAGGAAGggggtaccgtttgtttggatGGACAAGCAGAAAaagagttttggaaaactcaagAAAGTTTTAACTAAGGcccctgtgttgattcagccagtgcCTGGGAACGAGTTTACAGTTTATAGTGACACATCGTatgtggggttaggatgtgtaTCGATGCAAGAGGGAAAGGTGGTTGATTATGCATCACG cttgttggatgatggtagcttgttagctgagcTTCAAGTAAAGCCAGTGTGGGTCGAACAGATAAGAA GACAGTCTAAAAGGGTGATcaaagtattggaagatatgttgaggggatgtgtgaTTGAGTTCCGAGGTAGCTGGGAGGACTATTTGCCATTGGCCGAATtcgcatacaataatagctatcaagcaagtattagGATGGCTCCGTATGAGgtactgtatgggcgaaggtgtcaaACTCCACCATGTTGGACGGAGTTGGGCGAACAAAGGGTTTTGGGCCCTGAGTTAGTAGccgatactgaggataaggtgaaATTGATCCGAGATCAGTTGAAAGAGGCCTCGGATAGGCAGAAGTCATATGCTGACCTTAAGCATCAAGAAATAGAGTTTGCAGTGGGGGACTTAGTTCTTTTTAAGGTCTCTCTTTGGACGAAGGTATTAAGGTTTGGATGGAAAGGTaagctaagcccaaggttcattgggccatatcgaGTTATAAGGCGGATTGGGCCAGTCGCTTATCAGCTAGAATTACCTCCTGAACTGAGCCAGATCCACGACGTGTTCCATGTTTCCATGCTGAGACGGTATCACTTGTATCCTTCACATGTCGTGGCGACTGAGGAAATCGAGGTTAAGCCAGACctaacttttgaggaagagcccatacaaataattggtCGATATGTCAAAGAACTGAGAAGGAAGTCCGTTCTATTAGTCAAAGTGCTTTAG